The following coding sequences lie in one Rhinolophus ferrumequinum isolate MPI-CBG mRhiFer1 chromosome 14, mRhiFer1_v1.p, whole genome shotgun sequence genomic window:
- the KLF10 gene encoding Krueppel-like factor 10 encodes MLNFGASLQQAAEERMEMISERSKESMYSWNKTAEKSDFEAVEALMSMSCSWKSDFKKYIENRPVTPVSDMSEEENLLPGTPDFHTIPAFCLTPPYSPSDFEPSQVSNLMAPAPPTVHFKSFSDTSKPHIAPPFKEEEKSPLPAPKLPKAQATSVIRHTADAQLCNHRSCPVKAASIFNSQDNSFRRRTHLNVEAARKNIPCAAVSPNRSKCERNTVADDDEKASAALYDFSVPSSETVICRPQPAPMSPQQKSVLVSPPAVSAGAVPPMPVICQMVPLPANNPVVTTVVPSTPPSQPPAVCPPVVFMGAQMPKGAVMFVVPQPVVQNPKPPVVSPNGTRLSPIAPAPGFSPSAAKVTPQIDSSRIRSHICSHPGCGKTYFKSSHLKAHMRTHTGEKPFSCSWKGCERRFARSDELSRHRRTHTGEKKFACPMCDRRFMRSDHLTKHARRHLSAKKLPNWQMEVSKLNDIALPPATAPTQ; translated from the exons ATGCTCAACTTCGGCGCTTCTCTTCAGCAGGCTGCG GAGGAAAGAATGGAAATGATTTCTGAAAGATCAAAAGAGAGTATGTATTCCTGGaacaaaactgcagaaaaaaGTGATTTTGAAGCTGTAGAAGCACTTATGTCAATGAGCTGCAGTTGGAAGtctgattttaagaaatatattgaaaacagACCTGTTACTCCAGTATCTGATATGTCAGAGGAAGAGAATCTGCTTCCGGGTACACCCGATTTTCATACAATTCCAGCGTTT TGTTTGACTCCACCTTATAGTCCTTCTGACTTTGAACCCTCTCAAGTGTCAAATCTGATGGCACCAGCGCCACCTACTGTACATTTCAAGTCATTTTCAGATACTTCCAAGCCTCACATTGCGCCACCtttcaaagaggaagagaagagccCACTACCTGCCCCCAAACTCCCCAAGGCTCAGGCAACAAGTGTGATTCGTCACACAGCTGATGCTCAGCTATGTAACCACCGATCCTGCCCAGTGAAAGCAGCCAGCATCTTCAACAGTCAGGACAATTCTTTTCGAAGAAGAACTCACCTAAATGTTGAGGCTGCAAGAAAAAACATACCTTGTGCAGCTGTGTCACCAAACAGATCCAAATGTGAGAGAAACACAGTGGCAGATGATGACGAGAAAGCTAGTGCTGCACTTTATGACTTTTCTGTGCCTTCCTCAGAGACAGTAATCTGTAGACCTCAGCCAGCCCCCATGTCCCCACAACAAAAGTCGGTGTTGGTTTCTCCACCTGCAGTATCAGCAGGAGCAGTGCCACCTATGCCGGTCATCTGTCAGATGGTTCCTCTCCCTGCAAATAACCCTGTTGTGACAACAGTTGTTCCTAGCACTCCACCCAGTCAGCCACCAGCCGTGTGCCCACCTGTGGTGTTCATGGGCGCTCAGATGCCGAAAGGCGCCGTCATGTTTGTCGTACCCCAGCCCGTTGTCCAGAATCCAAAGCCTCCAGTGGTGAGCCCAAATGGCACCAGACTCTCTCCCATTGCCCCTGCTCCAGGGTTTTCGCCTTCGGCAGCAAAAGTCACTCCTCAGATTGACTCATCGAGGATAAGAAGTCACATCTGTAGCCATCCAGGATGTGGCAAGACGTACTTTAAAAGCTCTCATCTGAAAGCCCACATGAGAACGCATACAG GAGAAAAGCCTTTTAGCTGTAGTTGGAAAGGTTGCGAAAGGAGGTTTGCCCGTTCTGATGAACTGTCTAGACACCGACGAACCCACACAGGTGAGAAGAAATTCGCCTGTCCCATGTGTGACCGGCGGTTCATGAGGAGCGACCATTTGACGAAGCATGCGCGGCGTCATCTGTCAGCCAAGAAGCTACCAAACTGGCAGATGGAAGTGAGCAAGTTAAACGACATTGCCCTACCTCCAGCCACTGCTCCGACGCAGTGA